The window TCGCCGGGTGAACGCAAGGGGTGTGTGCCGGACGTTACACCACAATGGACGGATGCAACCGATCAAGTGAACGTGAGAGTTTCTCCGTCATGGCGCGAGGCTCCCGCCATCTCCTCCCCGAACAGTTCGCGCCGCGCGAACCACCACCGGACTCCAGGAGGGGCCATGCAGACCGACGCCGTTCACCAGAGCCAGTTCGTGGTGCTGAACGAGAGCACCACGCCCGTCCTGTCCCGCCTCTCCTACCACGCCGAGGAGCCGTTCGCGGTCACCGTGGCGTTCCGGACCGAGCGCGGCCGGTGGATCGAATGGACCTTCGCGCGTGACCTCCTCGTGTCCGGCCTCGACGAGCCGGCCGGGCTCGGGGACGTCCGGATCCGCCCGGACCTGTCCGAGGACGAGGACTTCCTGACCCTGGAAATCGAGTCACCGGACGGCTATGCGTCGTTCGACCTGGAGACCGAAGACATCCGGACGTTCCTCGAGGCGTCCTACGAGCTGGTGCCGCTCGGCGAAGAGAGCGCGCACTTCGACGTCGACGGGCTGATCGAGGAGATCAGCAACGTCTGACCCCCGAACCTCCCATTCCCGCGGCGAGGACGAAGGGCGGGTTTCGAGTGCGCTGGAGGCACTCGAAACCCGCCCTTTCGCTGTTCGCGGGGGGAGGTCAGCTGGTCTTCAGCGTGGTGCCGGTGCCCGAGAGCGCGCCGGCGATCGGGAAGAAGTACGTCGTCGCGGTGTTGCCGCCGGACAGGATGCCCTGCGCCGAGTTGCCGCTGATGAAGCCGCCGCCGGAGTCACCCGCCGCCGAGTGGACGTTGGTCGCGGTCATGCCGTTGACCGTGCCCTCGGAGTAGCGGACGCTCTGGTTCTTCGCGCCGATGGTGCCGCAGGTCCAGCCGGTGGTCGAGCCGGCCTTGCAGACCGACGTGCCGGTCGCGGCGTTCGACGAGCCGCGCACCGCGGTCCCGTTGTTCATCTGCGCGACCGGGGTCCAGTTGCTGTTGGTCCGGACCGCCGCGTAGTCGCTGCCCGGGAAGCGGTAGGTGATCCAGCTGCCGAGCGCCGCGCCGTTCGACCCGGTCAGCGCGCCGCCGCCGGTGAGCGCGCCGCAGTGGCC of the Amycolatopsis sp. NBC_01488 genome contains:
- a CDS encoding SsgA family sporulation/cell division regulator, whose amino-acid sequence is MQTDAVHQSQFVVLNESTTPVLSRLSYHAEEPFAVTVAFRTERGRWIEWTFARDLLVSGLDEPAGLGDVRIRPDLSEDEDFLTLEIESPDGYASFDLETEDIRTFLEASYELVPLGEESAHFDVDGLIEEISNV